In Scomber japonicus isolate fScoJap1 chromosome 19, fScoJap1.pri, whole genome shotgun sequence, a single genomic region encodes these proteins:
- the LOC128380132 gene encoding tripartite motif-containing protein 16-like translates to MAQKGDQLDRETISCSICLDLLNDPVTIPCGHSYCMSCMKNFWDGEDQRKIYSCPQCGEAFTPRPVLKKSTMLAALVEQLKKTGLQTAPADHCYAGPEDVSCDVCTGRKMKAFKSCLTCPASYCKNHLQPHYDAAPLKKHKLVEPSKKLQENICSRHDEVMKMFCRTDQQSICYLCSVDEHKGHDTVSAAAERTERQRELEVSRLNIQQRIQDREKDVKLLQQEVEAVSRSADKAVEDSEKIFTELIHLLQKRSSDVKQQIRSQQETEVSGVKELQEKLQQEITELKRKDAELKHFSHTEDHNQFLHNYPSVSQLSEPTDSSSINIRPLRYFEDVTAAVSELRDKLQDILSDKWTNISLTGTEVDVLLSGPEPKTRAGFLKYSCEITLDPNTAHTELLFSEGSRKLQRMNQQQSYSSHPDRFTFYRQVLSRESLTGRCYWEVEWRGGGVRIAVTYKNISRAGLSDDCGFGYNDKSWALRCDTNSYNFWFNNIETPVSGPRSSRVGVYLDHRAGILSFYSVSETMTLLHRVQTTFTHPLYAGLWLCNYGVTAELCKLE, encoded by the coding sequence atggcgcagaaaggagatcagctggaccgagaaacaatcagctgttcgatctgtctggatctactgaatgatccggtgactattccctgtggacacagctactgtatgagctgtatgaAAAACTTCTGGGATGgggaggatcagaggaagatctacagctgccctcagtgcggagaggccttcacaccgaggcctgtcctgaagaaaagcaccatgttagcagctttagtggagcagctgaagaagactggactccaaactgctcctgctgatcactgctatgctggacctgaagatgtgtcctgtgatgtctgcactgggaggaagatgaaagccttcaagtcctgtctgaccTGTCCTGCCTCTTACTGtaagaatcacctccagcctcattatgatgcagctccattaaagaaacacaaactggTTGAGCCCTcgaagaagctccaggagaacatctgctctcgtcatgatgaggtgatgaagatgttctgccgcactgatcagcagagtatctgttacctctgctctgtggatgaacataaaggccacgacacagtctcagctgcagcagaaaggactgaaaggcagagagagctcgaggtgagtcgactaaacatccagcagagaatccaggacagagagaaagatgtgaagctgcttcaacaggaggtggaggccgtcagtcgctctgctgataaagcagtggaggacagtgagaagatcttcactgagctgatccatctcctccagaaaagaagctctgatgtgaagcagcagatcagatcccagcaggaaactgaagtgagtggagtcaaagagcttcaggagaagctgcagcaggagatcactgagctgaagaggaaagacgctgaactgaagcacttctcacacacagaggatcacaaccagtttctacacaactacccctcagtgtcacaactcagtgaacctacagactcatccagcatcaatatccgtccactgagatactttgaggatgtgacagcagctgtgtcagagctcagagataaactacaggacatcctgagcgacaaatggacaaacatctcactgacagggactgaagtggacgttttactgtcaggACCAGAACCCAAGACTAGAGCTggattcttaaaatattcatgtgaaatcactctggatccaaacacagcacacacagaactgTTATTTTCTGAGGGGAGCAGAAAATTACAACGAATGAatcaacaacagtcttattctagtcacccagacagattcactTTTTACAgacaggtcctgagtagagagagtctgactggacgttgttactgggaggtggagtggagaggaggaggagttcgTATAGCAGtcacatacaagaatatcagcagagcaggattATCAGATGATTGTGgatttggatataatgacaaatcttgggctttaAGATGTGACACTAATAGTTATAAtttttggttcaacaacattgaaactcccgtctcaggtcctcgttcctccagagtcggagtgtacctggatcacagagcaggtattctgtccttctacagcgtctctgaaaccatgactctcctccacagagtccagaccacattcactcatcctctctatgctggactttggctttgtaattatggagtcacagctgagttgtgtaaactgGAATAG